A window from Prosthecobacter sp. encodes these proteins:
- a CDS encoding adenylate/guanylate cyclase domain-containing protein codes for MKCAQCSSDNPAEAKFCTQCGGELKRRCAQCLTEISAKAKFCHECGTPVGVSPNQVGVAEPVAAEPRVLPTVTREMASAAIAPADGNTAERRQLTVIFSDLVSFTQLSQKMDPEDLNTVVHDYYNVCKAVCKSYEGHVANYLGDGVLMFFGYPVAHEDDASRAVRTGLAIIEGVSALNQRTHNTGGIKLQVRVGVHTGLMIVGDDRAGNWQQMALGETLNIAARVQAVGQPDSVVASAVTQKLIEGFFSCRSLGIHTLKGVERPMEVFEVSHETTARSRLEAAGRGGLTPLTGRESEVQQLLECWEENYQGKGQAVLLSGEAGIGKSRLVQMLKEHVANVPGAWLTPCQCSPYHKSTAFHHYADLLERVVLKFDRNERPRDRLQKVEGLLRQYGIELEVTLPSLAALLSIPPEAGYTPVEEPQQQKRAIIESYVHILKERSKKQPLLLVVEDLQWADPSSLDILGEVVAAVADHRILALFTCRPDFDSPWKNVLQVKHIALQRLNPQQVRTICLRVAHGKALPEEVIEQIISRTDGVPLFVEELTKMVMESGMLKELGDSFALSGPLPSLAIPTTLQDSLMARLDRLHTVKEIAQVGSVMGREFIFELMRHVYPLENSLLRVSLAQLVDAELLFQTTGDSDATYTFKHALVQEAAYQSLVKSRRQHYHRIIAQALEEHFPHTAATDMEVLAHHYTEANLPWQAVPYLLKAGASAANRSAHSEAITHLNRAIELLKKLPDNSQRWQHEIQALIALGVSLTATKGYGVKEVERTYTRARELSEQCGTPGQLFQSRYGLWRLHMLRAEYGIATQQGEELLELANRQDNTAFHIAAHRALGATLFYRGQFQRSNEHVASVIAATTTTEGDSDTLVRDIYDVVDPRVTCRSYLSWILWMLGHVGQAQKESQRAIALAEQLQHPFSIALALSFATWLEQFCGNVARVKELAARAMAHCKMHGFPFWIGWNQVMLGWAAAHEKGTIGDAVSLIHKGLAYWNEKGSNLGRGYFLCLLAETHMRRDEWAQSMDALSQAQAFANETDERYWEAERFRLSGELLMRQGQSSEQAEIFFQQALAKARELSARSLELRAATSLAQLAQKNGRAGDAKATLAAVLTTFAEEQDTPDMAAARTLLAELV; via the coding sequence GTGAAATGCGCGCAATGCAGCTCTGACAACCCGGCCGAGGCCAAATTTTGCACCCAATGCGGGGGCGAATTGAAGCGTCGTTGCGCGCAGTGCCTGACGGAAATCAGCGCCAAGGCTAAATTCTGTCATGAGTGCGGCACGCCGGTGGGAGTGAGTCCAAACCAAGTCGGCGTCGCCGAACCGGTCGCCGCCGAGCCACGCGTTTTGCCCACGGTCACGCGGGAAATGGCCTCTGCGGCCATCGCTCCGGCGGATGGTAACACGGCGGAGCGCCGCCAGCTCACGGTGATCTTCAGCGATCTCGTGTCCTTCACGCAGTTGTCGCAAAAAATGGACCCGGAAGACCTCAACACCGTGGTGCATGACTACTACAACGTGTGCAAGGCCGTGTGCAAAAGCTACGAGGGCCATGTGGCCAACTATCTTGGCGACGGCGTGCTGATGTTCTTCGGTTACCCCGTGGCGCATGAAGACGATGCCAGCCGTGCCGTGCGCACCGGCCTGGCGATCATCGAAGGCGTGTCCGCGCTCAATCAGCGCACGCACAACACCGGCGGCATCAAGCTCCAGGTGCGCGTGGGCGTGCATACCGGTCTCATGATCGTGGGCGATGATCGTGCGGGCAACTGGCAGCAAATGGCGCTGGGCGAAACGCTGAACATCGCCGCACGCGTCCAGGCGGTGGGGCAGCCGGACTCCGTGGTGGCCAGCGCGGTGACGCAGAAACTCATCGAGGGCTTTTTCTCCTGTCGCAGCCTCGGCATTCACACGCTGAAAGGCGTGGAGCGGCCGATGGAGGTGTTTGAAGTCTCGCATGAAACGACCGCGCGCAGCCGTCTCGAAGCTGCGGGCCGTGGCGGCCTCACACCGCTCACCGGTCGCGAGAGCGAGGTGCAGCAGTTGCTTGAATGCTGGGAGGAAAATTATCAGGGCAAGGGACAGGCCGTGCTGCTCAGTGGCGAGGCAGGCATCGGCAAATCACGGCTGGTGCAGATGCTCAAGGAGCATGTCGCCAATGTGCCGGGCGCGTGGCTCACTCCGTGCCAGTGCTCGCCGTATCACAAGAGCACGGCGTTCCATCATTACGCCGATCTGCTGGAGCGCGTGGTGCTGAAATTTGACCGCAATGAACGCCCGCGTGACCGGCTGCAAAAAGTGGAGGGCTTGCTGCGCCAGTACGGTATTGAGCTGGAGGTGACGCTGCCTTCGCTCGCGGCGCTGCTGTCCATCCCGCCAGAGGCCGGCTACACGCCGGTGGAAGAGCCGCAGCAGCAGAAACGCGCCATTATTGAGAGCTATGTTCACATCTTGAAGGAGCGTTCGAAGAAACAGCCGCTGCTGCTCGTGGTGGAGGATTTGCAGTGGGCTGATCCGTCCTCGCTGGATATTTTGGGCGAGGTGGTGGCCGCTGTGGCGGACCACCGCATCCTGGCGCTGTTCACCTGCCGGCCGGATTTTGATTCACCGTGGAAAAATGTGCTGCAGGTGAAACACATCGCCCTCCAGCGGCTCAATCCGCAGCAGGTGCGCACGATCTGCCTGCGTGTTGCCCATGGCAAGGCGCTGCCGGAGGAAGTGATCGAGCAAATCATCTCCCGCACCGATGGCGTTCCGTTGTTTGTCGAGGAATTGACGAAAATGGTCATGGAGTCCGGCATGTTGAAGGAATTGGGAGATTCCTTTGCGCTCTCCGGCCCGCTGCCATCGCTGGCGATCCCCACCACGCTGCAAGATTCGCTGATGGCGCGTCTGGACCGGCTGCACACGGTCAAAGAGATCGCACAGGTAGGCTCCGTGATGGGTCGCGAATTCATCTTTGAGCTGATGCGGCATGTGTATCCGCTGGAGAACTCGTTGCTGCGCGTCAGCCTTGCGCAGCTCGTGGATGCGGAGCTGCTGTTTCAGACCACGGGCGACTCCGACGCCACCTACACGTTCAAGCACGCGCTCGTGCAGGAGGCGGCCTACCAGTCGCTGGTGAAGTCACGCCGCCAGCATTACCACCGCATCATCGCGCAGGCGCTGGAGGAGCATTTCCCGCACACCGCCGCCACGGACATGGAAGTGCTGGCGCATCATTACACGGAGGCCAATCTGCCGTGGCAGGCCGTGCCGTATCTGCTCAAGGCCGGTGCCAGCGCCGCGAACCGTTCCGCGCATTCGGAAGCCATCACGCATCTCAATCGCGCCATCGAGTTGCTCAAAAAACTGCCCGACAACTCCCAGCGCTGGCAGCACGAGATCCAGGCGCTCATCGCTCTCGGTGTCTCGCTCACCGCGACGAAAGGTTACGGCGTCAAGGAAGTCGAGCGCACCTACACGCGTGCGCGTGAACTGAGCGAGCAGTGCGGCACGCCAGGACAGTTGTTTCAGTCACGCTACGGCCTGTGGCGGCTGCACATGCTGCGCGCGGAATACGGCATCGCCACGCAGCAGGGCGAGGAGTTGCTCGAACTCGCCAACCGGCAGGACAACACGGCCTTTCACATCGCCGCGCATCGTGCGCTGGGTGCCACGCTGTTCTATCGCGGCCAGTTTCAGCGCTCCAACGAGCACGTCGCCAGCGTGATCGCCGCCACGACCACCACCGAGGGCGACAGCGACACGCTGGTGCGTGACATCTACGACGTCGTCGATCCCCGCGTCACCTGCCGCTCCTATCTCTCATGGATCTTGTGGATGCTCGGCCATGTCGGCCAGGCGCAGAAGGAAAGCCAGCGTGCCATCGCGCTCGCGGAGCAGTTGCAGCATCCGTTTTCCATCGCGCTGGCCCTCAGCTTCGCCACCTGGCTGGAGCAGTTTTGCGGCAATGTCGCGCGCGTCAAAGAACTGGCCGCACGCGCCATGGCGCATTGTAAAATGCACGGCTTTCCGTTCTGGATCGGCTGGAATCAAGTCATGCTCGGCTGGGCCGCCGCGCATGAGAAAGGCACCATCGGCGATGCCGTCTCCCTCATTCACAAAGGCCTCGCCTACTGGAATGAAAAAGGTTCCAACCTCGGCCGCGGTTACTTCCTCTGCCTGCTGGCCGAGACGCACATGCGCCGCGACGAATGGGCGCAGAGCATGGACGCGCTGTCCCAGGCCCAGGCCTTCGCGAATGAAACCGACGAACGCTACTGGGAGGCCGAGCGCTTCCGTCTCAGTGGCGAGTTGCTGATGCGCCAGGGGCAATCCTCCGAGCAGGCGGAAATTTTCTTCCAGCAGGCGCTGGCCAAGGCGCGTGAGCTGTCCGCCCGCTCTCTTGAACTGCGCGCCGCCACCAGCCTCGCGCAATTGGCGCAGAAGAATGGTCGCGCGGGTGATGCCAAAGCCACGCTCGCCGCCGTGCTCACGACGTTCGCCGAAGAACAGGACACGCCGGACATGGCCGCCGCCCGCACGCTCCTCGCCGAGCTGGTCTGA
- a CDS encoding GMC family oxidoreductase N-terminal domain-containing protein, whose protein sequence is MTTDTYDYIVVGAGSAGCAVAARLSENPAVRVLLLEGGGTHDHANVHDPVQWPTLFYGELSWNYVTAPMKSCLNRVDHVPRAKMLGGCHSHNANAWVRGHPSDYDRWAAAGNDGWSWKDVLPVFKKIEDWQGPADELRGTGGPMYVTPPVNPNPVAAAFVESGPAIGLPKVFDNNSTSMEGTSYFNFTVKDGKRFSVVNAYLLPAMQRKNLTVITNAETHRVIIEGDRCVGVEFAHEGRLQTVRADKEVVLSAGVIGSPSILLRSGIGPAAELEQLGIKVALDLPGVGKNLQDHVLFAGINYECKIELPAPRNNGAESTMWWKSDSALATPDIQPVIIEFPFATPDLAPLLPNQNCYAIAPSIVQPQSRGSLTLASADASVAPIIDVNYFEAEADVNAMHFCIELCREMGASSAFDHLRKREVIPGKQGRIEMIETLKKGATTYFHPTSTCKMGSDDLAVVDSRLRVRGITGLRVADASIMPTITTGNTNAPSVMIGEQAAAFISA, encoded by the coding sequence ATGACCACAGACACCTATGACTACATCGTCGTCGGCGCAGGCTCCGCAGGCTGCGCCGTCGCCGCACGGCTTTCCGAAAATCCAGCCGTGCGCGTGCTGCTGCTCGAAGGCGGCGGCACGCATGACCACGCGAACGTGCATGATCCGGTGCAATGGCCCACGCTGTTCTATGGCGAGCTGTCCTGGAACTATGTGACGGCACCGATGAAGTCCTGCCTCAACCGCGTTGACCATGTGCCACGCGCGAAAATGCTCGGCGGCTGCCACAGCCACAACGCGAACGCCTGGGTGCGCGGCCATCCCTCCGATTACGATCGCTGGGCCGCTGCGGGCAATGACGGCTGGAGCTGGAAGGACGTGCTGCCCGTGTTCAAGAAAATCGAAGACTGGCAAGGCCCCGCCGATGAACTGCGCGGCACTGGCGGCCCGATGTATGTCACACCACCGGTGAATCCGAACCCGGTGGCCGCTGCATTCGTCGAATCCGGCCCCGCCATCGGTTTGCCGAAGGTGTTCGACAACAACAGCACGTCGATGGAAGGCACCAGCTACTTCAATTTTACCGTGAAGGACGGCAAACGCTTCAGCGTCGTGAACGCCTACCTGCTGCCCGCGATGCAGCGCAAAAATCTCACTGTCATCACGAATGCGGAGACGCATCGCGTCATCATCGAAGGTGATCGCTGTGTCGGTGTCGAATTTGCACACGAAGGCAGGCTGCAAACCGTCCGCGCTGACAAAGAAGTCGTGCTCAGCGCCGGCGTCATCGGTTCGCCGTCGATCCTATTGCGTTCCGGCATCGGTCCTGCGGCTGAATTGGAACAACTCGGCATCAAGGTCGCGCTGGACCTCCCAGGCGTCGGCAAAAACCTCCAGGACCACGTTTTGTTCGCCGGCATCAACTACGAATGCAAAATCGAACTCCCTGCTCCGCGCAACAACGGCGCGGAAAGTACCATGTGGTGGAAGTCCGACTCCGCACTCGCCACGCCCGACATCCAGCCCGTCATCATCGAGTTCCCCTTCGCCACGCCCGATCTCGCGCCGCTGCTGCCGAACCAAAACTGCTACGCCATCGCTCCGAGCATCGTGCAGCCGCAGAGCCGCGGCTCGCTCACCCTCGCTTCCGCTGATGCCAGCGTGGCGCCCATCATCGACGTGAACTACTTCGAGGCCGAGGCCGATGTAAACGCGATGCACTTCTGCATCGAACTGTGTCGCGAAATGGGCGCTTCATCCGCCTTCGACCACTTGCGTAAACGCGAAGTCATCCCTGGCAAGCAGGGACGCATCGAAATGATCGAGACGCTAAAAAAAGGTGCCACCACCTACTTCCATCCCACCAGCACCTGCAAGATGGGCAGCGACGACCTCGCCGTCGTCGATTCACGTCTGCGCGTGCGCGGCATCACCGGCCTGCGCGTCGCGGATGCCTCCATCATGCCCACGATCACGACGGGCAACACCAACGCGCCCTCCGTCATGATCGGCGAGCAGGCGGCCGCCTTCATTTCAGCGTAA
- a CDS encoding deoxyribonuclease II family protein has translation MSTTSISLGTEDRLTILYSYPNVTGDTKSLADTIAHWFGQTLVRDGCASASASVRVDGTGNYFLDLTGPDNLAASFAGYAKRLPQFLANGWAAWTNVVPMLQKTGKWDPCPDKPASSYLPWRFFLPHGMPMLNQKALLFFHYPPIRLLQTNQDYLDDPVPVRCEELLAANGVTSLPGDLASGDIMLFNTVMDATPIGAEDDQGSKNPQQCAKDNCPATAYDPDYGLIPIQYFPDYQKAQVSLLLNPSPKSGYTAPIVIYGAHPLATFNKLYGTKLKVYQTTVVTGILPGLKTPVLASSHPYVFYGMAQGFGPGQIGAGSILPPFKDDKGQMHYPLKDATAQMIKDLAVARWLKSMTDDPSQPVADVWTAAQKFWNDPAQTNTVSDLVQHQGSLWYYNLPKLDFKFKVPLSSANATKVTAAKPAAPAKPIATTMSTTAASVKSTTGLQVIGDNGTPVDWWFIYKVSAESQSPGKQKATGQEFLYFDSDMAAKSGAKPVLSKNLIDKSGALFDTYSQLFTPAAKANKDLGYFCYNDEDRHEPGSATAGTGPSPCGHCKGALAFDLASDSALWLIHSVPLLPMAAEFVYPGTGLKMAQTMLCIQLQNAAATKNIAQLMLDAHGPNVHVSSDLLTNANNKVNNFANPPVTNVPGKLRALDTNDPRLALMANNIPNNHDGSKIKPYSGQVPFQSKGGQAFLAIAKNRAWGDQTDKLDTTRKDFYDDLVSVALNENIEVETWENAGIDKTTGKLKIPPPNENGEQHSVENMLSVNLAPIVSPPDIPWSWGEAVDHAKLAISDHTNPAGTDRWVCVGDINFTNSMEKRGGGTCAFICEPLWNALSQILLATPEAKAKSSGAAAKKPAAPTKPAAKPSAAKTAAAKPVVAKKVAARKPVAKKKAPAKKTAPKKAAPKKQPVKKAAPKKKTPAKAASRKKVPSGKKTGKSKVIPKKKTAVKKAPAKKTAPKKAAPKKTSKKAAPKKPAAKAVKKKAAKKAGKKR, from the coding sequence ATGAGCACCACCAGCATCAGCCTCGGCACGGAGGACCGTCTCACGATTCTCTATTCGTATCCCAACGTCACGGGAGACACAAAATCGCTCGCGGACACCATCGCACATTGGTTTGGGCAAACCCTCGTCCGCGATGGCTGCGCGAGCGCCAGCGCCAGTGTCCGCGTCGATGGCACGGGCAATTATTTCCTCGACCTCACCGGCCCGGACAATCTGGCCGCCAGTTTCGCGGGTTACGCCAAGCGCCTGCCGCAATTCCTCGCCAATGGTTGGGCCGCCTGGACCAACGTCGTGCCGATGCTGCAAAAGACCGGCAAGTGGGATCCTTGCCCTGACAAACCGGCCTCATCCTATCTGCCATGGCGCTTCTTTCTCCCGCACGGCATGCCCATGCTGAATCAAAAGGCGCTGCTGTTCTTCCATTACCCGCCGATCCGCCTGCTCCAAACCAATCAAGACTACCTCGACGATCCCGTGCCCGTGCGCTGTGAGGAACTGCTCGCCGCCAACGGCGTCACCTCGCTCCCGGGCGATCTCGCCAGCGGTGACATCATGCTCTTTAACACCGTCATGGATGCCACGCCCATCGGTGCCGAGGATGATCAAGGCTCCAAGAACCCGCAGCAGTGCGCCAAAGACAACTGCCCCGCCACCGCCTACGATCCAGATTACGGCCTCATCCCCATTCAGTACTTCCCCGACTACCAAAAGGCCCAGGTCTCGCTGCTTCTCAATCCCTCGCCCAAGTCCGGCTACACCGCGCCCATCGTCATCTACGGCGCACATCCGCTGGCGACCTTCAACAAGCTCTATGGCACGAAACTGAAGGTATATCAGACCACTGTCGTCACTGGCATTCTTCCCGGCCTGAAAACGCCCGTGCTGGCCTCCTCACACCCGTATGTGTTCTACGGCATGGCCCAAGGCTTCGGCCCTGGTCAAATCGGTGCCGGCAGCATTCTCCCACCCTTCAAGGATGATAAGGGGCAGATGCACTACCCGCTCAAGGATGCCACCGCGCAGATGATCAAAGACCTCGCCGTCGCCCGCTGGCTCAAGTCGATGACCGACGACCCGTCACAACCTGTTGCCGACGTCTGGACCGCCGCGCAGAAGTTCTGGAACGATCCTGCGCAAACCAACACCGTCAGCGACCTCGTGCAGCATCAAGGCTCGCTTTGGTACTACAATCTCCCCAAGCTGGACTTTAAGTTCAAAGTCCCGCTGTCATCTGCAAACGCCACCAAAGTCACCGCTGCCAAACCCGCAGCACCCGCCAAACCCATCGCCACCACCATGAGCACCACCGCAGCATCCGTGAAATCAACCACCGGCCTCCAGGTCATCGGCGACAACGGCACGCCCGTTGACTGGTGGTTCATCTACAAGGTCTCGGCGGAATCGCAGTCACCAGGCAAACAGAAAGCCACCGGCCAGGAGTTCCTCTATTTCGACTCCGACATGGCCGCCAAGTCCGGCGCGAAGCCCGTTCTCTCCAAGAACCTCATTGATAAAAGCGGCGCGCTCTTTGACACCTACAGCCAGTTGTTCACGCCTGCCGCCAAGGCCAACAAAGACCTCGGTTACTTCTGCTACAACGACGAAGACCGTCACGAGCCAGGTAGCGCCACCGCCGGCACCGGCCCCTCGCCCTGCGGTCACTGCAAAGGCGCGCTGGCCTTCGATCTCGCCAGTGATTCCGCCCTCTGGCTCATCCACTCCGTGCCGCTGCTGCCGATGGCAGCAGAGTTCGTTTATCCCGGCACCGGCCTCAAAATGGCGCAGACGATGCTCTGCATCCAGCTCCAGAATGCCGCCGCCACCAAGAACATCGCCCAGCTCATGCTGGATGCGCACGGCCCGAATGTGCATGTCTCCTCCGACCTGCTCACCAACGCCAACAACAAGGTGAACAACTTTGCCAACCCGCCCGTGACCAACGTGCCCGGCAAACTCCGTGCGCTCGACACGAATGATCCGCGCCTCGCGCTGATGGCGAACAACATTCCCAACAACCATGACGGCTCCAAAATCAAGCCCTACAGCGGCCAGGTGCCGTTCCAGTCCAAGGGCGGCCAGGCCTTCCTCGCCATCGCCAAAAATCGCGCCTGGGGCGATCAAACGGACAAGCTCGACACCACCCGCAAAGACTTCTACGACGACCTCGTCAGCGTCGCGCTCAACGAGAACATCGAAGTCGAGACCTGGGAGAATGCCGGGATCGACAAAACGACCGGCAAGCTCAAAATTCCGCCGCCCAATGAAAACGGCGAGCAGCATTCCGTCGAGAACATGCTCTCCGTGAACCTCGCCCCCATCGTCAGCCCGCCCGATATTCCGTGGTCCTGGGGTGAGGCCGTCGATCACGCCAAGCTCGCCATCTCCGACCACACCAATCCCGCCGGCACCGACCGCTGGGTCTGCGTCGGTGACATCAACTTCACCAACTCCATGGAAAAACGCGGCGGCGGCACCTGTGCCTTCATCTGCGAGCCGCTCTGGAATGCGCTGAGCCAGATCCTCCTCGCCACGCCTGAAGCAAAAGCCAAGTCCTCAGGCGCAGCCGCCAAGAAGCCCGCTGCACCAACGAAACCTGCCGCCAAACCAAGCGCCGCCAAAACGGCTGCGGCCAAGCCTGTGGTGGCGAAGAAAGTCGCTGCCAGAAAGCCGGTCGCCAAAAAGAAGGCTCCAGCAAAGAAGACAGCTCCGAAGAAAGCCGCGCCGAAGAAGCAGCCGGTCAAAAAAGCCGCGCCAAAGAAAAAGACGCCAGCCAAGGCAGCGTCGAGGAAAAAAGTTCCGTCCGGCAAGAAGACCGGAAAGTCCAAGGTCATACCGAAGAAGAAAACAGCGGTGAAGAAGGCTCCAGCCAAGAAAACCGCGCCCAAAAAGGCGGCACCGAAGAAAACTTCCAAGAAGGCAGCGCCTAAAAAACCTG